The proteins below come from a single Oxyura jamaicensis isolate SHBP4307 breed ruddy duck chromosome 1, BPBGC_Ojam_1.0, whole genome shotgun sequence genomic window:
- the TBX19 gene encoding T-box transcription factor TBX19, which yields MADLGCKKPSDCTVSRLLSVVESELRAGRDKGDPTEKQLQVVLEDATLWQRFREVTNEMIVTKNGRRMFPVLKISVSGLDPNAMYSFLLDFAPTDGHRWKYVNGEWVPAGKPEPPNHSCVYIHPDSPNFGAHWMKAAISFSKVKLTNKLNGSGQIMLNSLHKYEPQVHIVRVGGPHRMVMNCSFPETQFIAVTAYQNEEITALKIKYNPFAKAFLDAKERNHPKDAPETASEGQHMTYSPLGGWLISNPDTMCASGSSNYQYTGPLPLPAPHAPHGCERYSALRGHRAAPYPPSYMQRNHSPTVNLLESSSNNLQVFSGHDSWTLPSSPHANLLSVPHTKGAASPGPSHYPCLWTVSNSAVNVTNPGSEVNSSTSSMFLRGNVPLPTASPSVQIPVQGTVSGSMEAQGETTLARLADSAWTSSHSF from the exons ATGGCAGACCTGGGCTGCAAAAAGCCCAGTGACTGCACTGTCTCCAGGCTACTCAGCGTAGTGGAGAGCGAACTCCGGGCTGGGAGAGACAAAGGCGACCCCACTGAGAAGCAGCTCCAGGTTGTCTTAGAGGATGCTACGCTCTGGCAGAGATTCAGGGAAGTCACCAATGAGATGATCGTGACCAAGAACGGCAG GCGGATGTTCCCTGTTTTGAAGATCAGTGTGTCAGGCTTGGACCCAAATGCCATGTATTCCTTCCTGTTGGACTTTGCCCCGACTGATGGCCACCGCTGGAAGTACGTCAATGGAGAATGGGTGCCAGCTGGGAAGCCAGAGCCACCAAACCACAGCTGTGTCTACATCCACCCGGATTCCCCCAACTTTGGGGCCCACTGGATGAAAGCTGCCATTTCCTTCAGCAAAGTCAAACTTACCAACAAGCTCAATGGGAGTGGGCAG ataaTGTTGAACTCTCTGCACAAATACGAGCCCCAGGTACATATAGTTCGTGTAGGAGGCCCCCACCGGATGGTGATGAACTGTTCCTTCCCTGAGACTCAGTTCATAGCTGTGACTGCCTATCAAAACGAAGAG ATAACTGCTCTCAAAATCAAGTATAATCCCTTTGCCAAAGCCTTCCTGGATGCGAAAGAAAG aaaccaTCCCAAGGATGCTCCAGAAACAGCCTCTGAAGGTCAACATATGACATATTCTCCCT TGGGTGGCTGGTTGATTTCCAACCCAGATACAATGTGTGCATCAGGAAGCTCTAATTATCAGTACACTGGACCTTTGCCTCTACCAGCTCCGCACGCTCCCCATGGCTGTGAGCGATATTCAGCACTGCGAGGTCATCGGGCTGCTCCATACCCACCTTCCTACATGCAAAGAAATCATTCACCTACAG tGAATTTATTGGAAAGCTCCAGCAATAATCTTCAGGTATTCTCAGGACATGACAGCTGGACTTTGCCATCCTCTCCACATGCTAATTTGCTCTCAGTGCCACACACCAagggagctgccagcccaggGCCCAG ccacTACCCTTGTCTGTGGACAGTGAGCAACAGTGCTGTAAATGTCACCAATCCAGGAAGTGAGGTGAACAGCAGCACTTCAAGCATGTTTCTGAGGGGTAATGTCCCCTTACCTACTGCATCTCCATCAGTCCAAATCCCTGTGCAGGGAACTGTGTCTGGCAGCATGGAAGCACAAGGGGAAACCACACTAGCCAGGCTAGCCGACTCTGCGTGGACATCctcacactccttttaa